From the Manis javanica isolate MJ-LG chromosome 11, MJ_LKY, whole genome shotgun sequence genome, one window contains:
- the MIP gene encoding lens fiber major intrinsic protein — MWELRSASFWRAIFAEFFATLFYIFFGLGASLRWAPGHPHVLQVALAFGLALATLVQTVGHISGAHVNPAVTFAFLVGSQMSLLRAFCYMAAQLLGAVAGAAVLYSVTPPTIRGNLALNALHPGVSVGQATMVEIFLTLQFVLCVFATYDERRNGRLGSVALAVGFSLTLGHLFGMYYTGAGMNPARSFAPAILTRNFTNHWVYWLGPVIGGGLGSLLYDFLLFPRLKSVSERLSILKGARPSDSNGQPEGTGEPVELKTQPL; from the exons ATGTGGGAACTGCGGTCAGCCTCCTTCTGGAGGGCCATATTTGCTGAGTTCTTTGCCACCctcttttatatcttctttgggctGGGGGCCTCACTGCGCTGGGCCCCTGGACACCCCCATGTCCTTCAGGTGGCTCTGGCCTTTGGCCTGGCcctggctactctggtgcagacTGTAGGCCACATCAGTGGAGCCCACGTCAATCCTGCAGTCACTTTTGCCTTCCTTGTGGGCTCTCAGATGTCTCTGCTCCGAGCCTTCTGCTATATGGCAGCCCAACTCCTGGGAGCTGTGGCAGGGGCTGCTGTTCTGTATAGCGTTACCCCACCCACCATCAGAGGAAACCTAGCACTTAATGCG TTGCACCCTGGGGTGAGTGTGGGCCAGGCCACCATGGTGGAGATCTTCCTGACACTCCAGTTCGTGCTCTGTGTCTTTGCAACGTATGACGAGAGGCGGAATGGCCGTCTGGGCTCGGTGGCCCTAGCTGTTGGCTTCTCCCTCACCCTGGGGCACCTCTTTGGG ATGTATTACACCGGTGCAGGCATGAACCCTGCCCGCTCCTTCGCTCCTGCCATTCTCACCAGAAACTTCACCAACCACTGG GTATACTGGCTGGGCCCCGTCATTGGAGGGGGCCTGGGCAGTCTCCTTTACGACTTTCTCCTCTTCCCCCGGCTCAAGAGTGTTTCTGAGAGACTGTCTATTCTCAAGGGTGCCAGGCCCAGTGACTCCAATGGACAACCAGAGGGCACAGGGGAACCTGTCGAACTGAAGACTCAGCCTCTGTAA